DNA sequence from the Halococcus salsus genome:
GCGCGACGCCGTGAGCGGCCTCCCCGACGAGGGTCGGCCGGGCGGAGACCCGACGGGCGAGCCGGACGGGCTCACCGGCCGTGTTCGGCGGGTGGTGAGCGAGCACGGGATCTGGGTGACGGCGGTGCTCACGGTCGTGGTGTTCGCGGCGCTGTTCGCCTTCGGCGACGCCAACCAAGTCGCGAACGCGCTCGCACAGTTCGATATGCGGGCGTTCGCGGTCGTGATCGCGCTCACGACGGTCGGCTATCTCGTCCGGTTCGTGAAGTGGGAGCTCTACCTCGACGAACTCGACATCGACGTACCCCGGACGACGAGCCTCACGGTGTTCTTCAGCGGGTTGATGATGGTCGTCACGCCGGGGAAGGCGGGCGAGGTCTGGAAGGCGTGGCTCCTGCGCGACATGGAGGACGTCCCGGCGAGCAAGACTACCCCCGTCGTCGGGGCCGAGCGGATCACCGACGTGGTCTCGCTCGCGGTGCTCGCGTCGGTCGGCGTGGTGGCCTACGGCCGTTCGCCCGCGATCCTCGCGGCGGTCGTGCTGGCCTTCCTCGCCGGACTGGGGTTGCTCCAGTGGCGTGCGGGCTGTCTGCGGCTCCTCTCGTGGGCCGAAGGCCTGCCGGTCGTCGGCGAGTACGCCGACGAGTTCGAGACGTTCTACGAGAGCACCTACGTCCTCTTCCGATTCCGGCCGCTGGCGCTGGCGACGCTCCTCAGTGTCGTCGCGTGGGCGCTCGAAGGGATCGCGCTCTGGATCACCCTCGACGGGTTCGGGGTCGAGGTCTCGGTTCTCGCCGCGGTGTTCGTCTTCGCGCTCGGGTCGGTGATCGGCGCGGTGAGCCTCCTCCCGGGCGGTCTCGGTGCGGCCGAAGCCAGCATGACCGGGCTCCTGCTCACGTTCTCGGTCGCGGAGCCGATCGCCGTCGCCGCGACCCTGGTGGTCCGGGTCGGGACGCTCTGGTACGCCGCCGTCCTCGGGTTCGCCGTCTTCACCGTTCACAAGCTCCTGGGTGGGGAACCGAACCCCGAGGCGTGACCGGATAGCGCGGAGCGGACACCCGATCTGTTTCGCACGGCCGAGGCATTTCGTACGGTCGGAGCGGTTGGCGCGCGCTCGCGACCGGTCCGAACGATAGTGAGGGCCGGTCGTGGACACTGTGCGAGGGATGAGCACCGGAGTGAGCGACTAACGGGAGCGAACGAGGAGCGCAGTCGGCTGGGGAGGCGTGTGGCTGTCGCGGGACGGTGGGGTGCGGAGATGCAAGTTGTTGCAC
Encoded proteins:
- a CDS encoding lysylphosphatidylglycerol synthase transmembrane domain-containing protein gives rise to the protein MSGLPDEGRPGGDPTGEPDGLTGRVRRVVSEHGIWVTAVLTVVVFAALFAFGDANQVANALAQFDMRAFAVVIALTTVGYLVRFVKWELYLDELDIDVPRTTSLTVFFSGLMMVVTPGKAGEVWKAWLLRDMEDVPASKTTPVVGAERITDVVSLAVLASVGVVAYGRSPAILAAVVLAFLAGLGLLQWRAGCLRLLSWAEGLPVVGEYADEFETFYESTYVLFRFRPLALATLLSVVAWALEGIALWITLDGFGVEVSVLAAVFVFALGSVIGAVSLLPGGLGAAEASMTGLLLTFSVAEPIAVAATLVVRVGTLWYAAVLGFAVFTVHKLLGGEPNPEA